In Labrus bergylta chromosome 11, fLabBer1.1, whole genome shotgun sequence, one genomic interval encodes:
- the gal3st2 gene encoding galactose-3-O-sulfotransferase 2 isoform X1 produces the protein MLPPQRRWIREQPVSSVTSCVRRRLCIRRPSLWTLLIILIVCIAIQTFVAYRTGHDKLKGLQHLTVNKQNLFTSLQNFLEGLNSGSLLAEKQDLKSLQKNRTSKLHHRKSPDDILSSQVDGNIHPYTGPQMEARTVFHGELLLPEPENRPSLGPSRFFVSQSTRTSSSAETNQRLINTPTPSSHLQAGTETTCQPKSHIVFLKTHKTASSTILNILYRYGESRNLTFALPVKKHMQLFYPNFFAEHFVEGVQSQRVREFHIMCNHMRFRKSEVAKVMPEDTFYFSILRHPVAMMESLYTYYKSIAVFRKTFNLDNFLDNSLTNYMSAVSRNHYAHNTLAFDFGLNNNITSYADDLEERASMAIAAIKQDFHLILISEYFDESLILLKHALCWSLEDVVSFKLNSRSDRSRQPLLQSTAEKIKRWNALDWRIYLHFNNTFWYTVKSLIGEEQLKREVNTLRALRAKLANVCLKGGGAVDPSQLKDHKLKPYQSGKAIIQGYNLNPLTDIQTKHKCMRLITPELQYTKLLYNKQFPDLHD, from the exons GCATGACAAACTGAAAGGACTCCAACATCTCACTGTCAACAAACAGAACCTGTTTACTTCTCTACAGAACTTTTTAGAAGGCCTCAACTCTGGGTCTCTCCTGGCAGAAAAACAGGACCTGAAGTCactacaaaaaaacagaacttcaAAGCTACATCATAGAAAGTCACCAGATGATATTCTGTCGAGTCAGGTGGATGGAAATATCCACCCTTACACAGGCCCTCAGATGGAGGCAAGAACAGTTTTTCATGGAGAGCTGCTTTTACCAGAACCTGAAAACAGGCCGAGCCTTGGACCTTCACGTTTCTTTGTTTCTCAAAGTACAAGGACAAGTTCATCTGCAGAAACTAATCAAAGGCTCATTAACACTCCCACTCCATCCAGTCATCTACAGGCTGGCACTGAAACCACCTGCCAGCCCAAGTCTCACATAGTTTTCCTAAAGACTCACAAAACAGCAAGCAGCACCATCTTAAACATCCTGTATCGTTACGGGGAAAGCAGGAACTTGACCTTCGCTCTCCCTGTgaaaaaacacatgcagctgTTTTATCCAAACTTCTTCGCAGAGCATTTTGTGGAAGGTGTTCAGAGCCAACGTGTGAGGGAGTTCCACATTATGTGCAACCACATGAGGTTCAGAAAGTCTGAG GTGGCCAAAGTTATGCCTGAGGATACATTCTACTTTTCTATCCTGAGACATCCTGTGGCCATGATGGAGTCCCTCTACACTTACTACAAGAGCATTGCAGTTTTTCGCAAGACTTTCAACCTGGACAACTTTCTGGACAACAGCTTGACAAACTACATGTCTGCTGTGTCTAGAAACCACTATGCTCACAATACTCTGGCCTTTGACTTTGGcctcaacaacaacattacATCTTATGCTGATGACCTGGAGGAGAGAGCTAGCATGGCTATTGCAGCCATCAAACAGGACTTCCATCTTATTCTTATTTCTGAATACTTTGATGAATCCTTAATCTTGCTCAAGCATGCCCTCTGCTGGTCCCTGGAAGATGTGGTTTCCTTTAAGCTCAACAGTCGCTCTGACAGATCTCGCCAACCACTTTTGCAGAGCACTGCAGAGAAAATCAAGAGGTGGAACGCTTTGGACTGGAGGATCTACCTGCACTTTAACAACACCTTCTGGTATACAGTGAAGAGCCTGATAGGGGAAGAGCAGCTGAAAAGGGAAGTGAATACCCTCAGGGCGCTGCGGGCCAAGCTAGCAAACGTCTGCCTGAAAGGTGGTGGGGCTGTTGACCCGTCTCAGCTAAAAGATCATAAGCTAAAGCCATATCAGAGCGGGAAAGCCATTATTCAGGGCTATAATTTAAACCCACTGACAGACATCCAAACCAAACATAAATGTATGAGACTCATAACTCCAGAACTGCAGTACACAAAGCTCCTGTACAACAAGCAGTTTCCAGATCTACATGATTAA
- the gal3st2 gene encoding galactose-3-O-sulfotransferase 2 isoform X2, whose product MLPPQRRWIREQPVSSVTSHDKLKGLQHLTVNKQNLFTSLQNFLEGLNSGSLLAEKQDLKSLQKNRTSKLHHRKSPDDILSSQVDGNIHPYTGPQMEARTVFHGELLLPEPENRPSLGPSRFFVSQSTRTSSSAETNQRLINTPTPSSHLQAGTETTCQPKSHIVFLKTHKTASSTILNILYRYGESRNLTFALPVKKHMQLFYPNFFAEHFVEGVQSQRVREFHIMCNHMRFRKSEVAKVMPEDTFYFSILRHPVAMMESLYTYYKSIAVFRKTFNLDNFLDNSLTNYMSAVSRNHYAHNTLAFDFGLNNNITSYADDLEERASMAIAAIKQDFHLILISEYFDESLILLKHALCWSLEDVVSFKLNSRSDRSRQPLLQSTAEKIKRWNALDWRIYLHFNNTFWYTVKSLIGEEQLKREVNTLRALRAKLANVCLKGGGAVDPSQLKDHKLKPYQSGKAIIQGYNLNPLTDIQTKHKCMRLITPELQYTKLLYNKQFPDLHD is encoded by the exons GCATGACAAACTGAAAGGACTCCAACATCTCACTGTCAACAAACAGAACCTGTTTACTTCTCTACAGAACTTTTTAGAAGGCCTCAACTCTGGGTCTCTCCTGGCAGAAAAACAGGACCTGAAGTCactacaaaaaaacagaacttcaAAGCTACATCATAGAAAGTCACCAGATGATATTCTGTCGAGTCAGGTGGATGGAAATATCCACCCTTACACAGGCCCTCAGATGGAGGCAAGAACAGTTTTTCATGGAGAGCTGCTTTTACCAGAACCTGAAAACAGGCCGAGCCTTGGACCTTCACGTTTCTTTGTTTCTCAAAGTACAAGGACAAGTTCATCTGCAGAAACTAATCAAAGGCTCATTAACACTCCCACTCCATCCAGTCATCTACAGGCTGGCACTGAAACCACCTGCCAGCCCAAGTCTCACATAGTTTTCCTAAAGACTCACAAAACAGCAAGCAGCACCATCTTAAACATCCTGTATCGTTACGGGGAAAGCAGGAACTTGACCTTCGCTCTCCCTGTgaaaaaacacatgcagctgTTTTATCCAAACTTCTTCGCAGAGCATTTTGTGGAAGGTGTTCAGAGCCAACGTGTGAGGGAGTTCCACATTATGTGCAACCACATGAGGTTCAGAAAGTCTGAG GTGGCCAAAGTTATGCCTGAGGATACATTCTACTTTTCTATCCTGAGACATCCTGTGGCCATGATGGAGTCCCTCTACACTTACTACAAGAGCATTGCAGTTTTTCGCAAGACTTTCAACCTGGACAACTTTCTGGACAACAGCTTGACAAACTACATGTCTGCTGTGTCTAGAAACCACTATGCTCACAATACTCTGGCCTTTGACTTTGGcctcaacaacaacattacATCTTATGCTGATGACCTGGAGGAGAGAGCTAGCATGGCTATTGCAGCCATCAAACAGGACTTCCATCTTATTCTTATTTCTGAATACTTTGATGAATCCTTAATCTTGCTCAAGCATGCCCTCTGCTGGTCCCTGGAAGATGTGGTTTCCTTTAAGCTCAACAGTCGCTCTGACAGATCTCGCCAACCACTTTTGCAGAGCACTGCAGAGAAAATCAAGAGGTGGAACGCTTTGGACTGGAGGATCTACCTGCACTTTAACAACACCTTCTGGTATACAGTGAAGAGCCTGATAGGGGAAGAGCAGCTGAAAAGGGAAGTGAATACCCTCAGGGCGCTGCGGGCCAAGCTAGCAAACGTCTGCCTGAAAGGTGGTGGGGCTGTTGACCCGTCTCAGCTAAAAGATCATAAGCTAAAGCCATATCAGAGCGGGAAAGCCATTATTCAGGGCTATAATTTAAACCCACTGACAGACATCCAAACCAAACATAAATGTATGAGACTCATAACTCCAGAACTGCAGTACACAAAGCTCCTGTACAACAAGCAGTTTCCAGATCTACATGATTAA